A single Aquisalimonas asiatica DNA region contains:
- the ampD gene encoding 1,6-anhydro-N-acetylmuramyl-L-alanine amidase AmpD, translating into MALHDPVVNPETGLVTGAVQAWSPNHNARPAGVTPDLLVIHGISLPPGEFGGDGVHQLFTNALDPAAHPYYAGIADLRVSAHLFLRRDGTLYQYVPLHRRAWHAGRSSWCGRDECNDYSVGIEVEGCDDVPYDDAQYAVLGPLCGAILRACPAMTRERIVGHSDIAPGRKTDPGAAFDWRRLAREIDRVAGERGQPT; encoded by the coding sequence ATGGCGTTGCATGATCCGGTGGTGAACCCGGAAACGGGGCTGGTCACGGGGGCCGTGCAGGCCTGGTCGCCCAATCACAACGCGCGGCCCGCCGGCGTAACCCCGGATCTGCTCGTGATCCACGGAATCAGTCTGCCTCCCGGCGAGTTCGGCGGTGACGGGGTTCATCAGCTCTTTACCAATGCGCTGGATCCCGCCGCGCATCCGTACTACGCCGGGATCGCCGATCTGCGAGTCAGTGCCCATTTGTTTCTGCGGCGTGATGGCACCCTGTACCAGTACGTCCCGCTCCACCGCCGCGCCTGGCACGCGGGACGGTCGAGCTGGTGTGGCCGTGACGAATGCAACGACTACTCCGTCGGCATCGAGGTCGAGGGCTGTGATGACGTGCCATACGACGACGCCCAGTACGCCGTGCTCGGGCCGTTGTGTGGCGCCATCCTGCGTGCCTGCCCGGCGATGACCCGGGAGCGGATCGTGGGGCACAGCGACATCGCCCCGGGGCGCAAGACGGACCCGGGGGCGGCATTCGACTGGCGCCGGCTCGCGCGGGAGATCGATCGTGTCGCCGGAGAGCGGGGGCAACCGACATGA
- the ampE gene encoding regulatory signaling modulator protein AmpE codes for MHLIAIIVALWLHGRVDGHLPWRDEQRQLRALGGMQERIEEWRVWDGAVGLAIVVLPPVLIVGAVQLWLGGALLGLVELVLGLGLLLWAFGEGRIDAALKRMARALAAGQHEDAAREAGQLAPGTVVADDPTPQTRNALAGAFQRAGDTVFAPIFWFLVLGPVGVVLFRVSYLAWRYCARSANPGPRFRRSAEGLFLLLAWLPSRLTALSLGLAGSLGDAWRGWQLARSGDGDGHRAALQGAGFGALRFPEREPALDDPAYWLREGRSLLFRTLVIWLAVVALLSLAGWVG; via the coding sequence ATGCACCTGATCGCCATCATTGTCGCGCTGTGGCTGCATGGGCGTGTTGACGGCCATCTGCCCTGGCGGGACGAACAACGCCAACTGCGTGCGCTCGGGGGCATGCAGGAGCGGATCGAGGAGTGGCGCGTCTGGGACGGCGCCGTCGGGCTCGCCATCGTGGTGCTGCCGCCGGTGCTGATCGTTGGTGCGGTCCAGCTGTGGCTGGGCGGTGCGCTTCTTGGTCTGGTGGAGCTCGTGCTGGGGTTGGGGTTGCTCCTCTGGGCCTTTGGCGAGGGGCGTATCGACGCCGCGTTGAAACGGATGGCGCGGGCGCTGGCGGCGGGGCAGCATGAAGACGCGGCCAGGGAGGCGGGGCAGCTCGCGCCCGGAACGGTGGTGGCCGACGATCCCACGCCGCAGACGCGCAACGCCCTGGCTGGCGCCTTTCAGCGCGCCGGAGACACCGTGTTCGCGCCGATCTTCTGGTTTCTGGTGCTGGGGCCGGTGGGGGTTGTACTGTTCCGCGTCAGTTATCTTGCCTGGCGGTATTGTGCCCGGTCGGCGAACCCGGGGCCGCGCTTCCGCCGCAGTGCCGAGGGGCTGTTCCTGTTGCTGGCGTGGCTGCCTTCGCGGCTGACCGCCCTGTCCCTGGGGCTGGCGGGTAGCCTGGGAGACGCCTGGCGGGGCTGGCAACTGGCCCGTTCCGGCGACGGTGACGGCCACCGCGCCGCACTGCAGGGGGCCGGGTTCGGCGCGTTGCGGTTTCCCGAGCGCGAGCCGGCGCTGGACGATCCGGCTTACTGGCTTCGTGAAGGGCGAAGCCTGCTGTTCCGCACGCTGGTCATCTGGCTGGCGGTGGTTGCCCTGCTCAGCCTGGCAGGCTGGGTTGGCTGA